A genomic region of Pseudoxanthomonas suwonensis contains the following coding sequences:
- a CDS encoding DMT family transporter, which produces MAATRDWRTPLELLVLGAVWGGSFLFMRVAAPVFGPYALVELRLALGALVLLPFLWLARAQFPLRLWPRLAAIGVVNSALPFLLFAWAAQRAPAAIGAICNAMTVLFAALVAFLVFGERIGVRRALALLTGFAGVVVLATAKVSGLSLGPAVLAGSAAALLYGVGLNLVKRYMVGLPPAASAAVTLGCSAVLLLPLAVVHWPAGPVPPLAWAAAVALGVLCTGLAFIYFYRLIHRIGAARTSTVTYLIPLFGALFAWLLLDEPVTVKMLLAGGLILGSVAISQRGP; this is translated from the coding sequence ATGGCGGCGACGCGCGACTGGCGCACGCCGCTGGAACTGCTGGTCCTGGGCGCGGTATGGGGCGGCTCGTTCCTGTTCATGCGGGTGGCCGCGCCGGTGTTCGGCCCGTACGCGCTGGTCGAGCTGCGCCTGGCGCTGGGCGCGCTGGTCCTGCTGCCGTTCCTGTGGCTGGCGCGCGCGCAGTTCCCGCTGCGGCTGTGGCCGCGCCTGGCGGCGATCGGGGTGGTCAATTCGGCGCTGCCGTTCCTGCTGTTCGCCTGGGCCGCGCAGCGCGCGCCGGCCGCGATCGGCGCGATCTGCAATGCGATGACCGTGCTGTTCGCCGCGCTGGTCGCCTTCCTGGTGTTCGGCGAGCGCATCGGCGTGCGCCGCGCGCTAGCGCTGTTGACCGGTTTCGCCGGGGTGGTGGTGCTGGCCACCGCCAAGGTCTCGGGCCTGAGCCTGGGCCCGGCGGTGCTGGCCGGCTCGGCCGCGGCGCTGCTTTACGGCGTCGGCCTGAACCTGGTGAAGCGCTACATGGTGGGACTGCCGCCGGCCGCCTCGGCGGCGGTGACCCTGGGCTGCTCGGCGGTGCTGCTGCTGCCGCTGGCGGTGGTCCACTGGCCGGCCGGCCCGGTGCCGCCGCTGGCCTGGGCCGCGGCCGTGGCCCTGGGCGTGCTGTGCACCGGCCTGGCCTTCATCTACTTCTACCGGCTGATCCACCGCATCGGCGCGGCGCGCACCTCCACGGTGACCTACCTGATCCCGCTGTTCGGCGCGCTGTTCGCCTGGCTGCTGCTGGACGAGCCGGTGACGGTGAAGATGTTGCTGGCGGGCGGACTGATCCTGGGCAGCGTGGCGATCAGCCAGCGCGGGCCCTGA